The genomic stretch ATTATCATATATTCAAGTAATCATTCTAGTTCCCTGCTCAATGAAAAATTCAGGTTCCCAGGCCAGCATTCACTTTGAGAAGGCAACACCAAATATGTGCCACCAAGTTTGGGGAAAATTTTTTCGGACAAAATTACTTTACGAGCTTTAACACTTTACCTAGGTACCTTTACATCGCGGGGTTTCACATGGAGGAGGCGGTACACCAAAAACCCAATCGAGAACGTTCAAATATTTGGATCTGAACACTTCCCTCTCCTGTGCATAGCAGTGCATTATGATGGCTGTTGACAAGCTGAAAACTACAACATCAGCTCTCTTGATCCTTCTAGACGGTGGCAGATACCCAGCATCAGCTATGCATGTGAAGAAACTCTCAATAGCTCGGGCAAGGCAGTATAATGATATTTCCATTCGCCTGCTTTTCTTTTCAATAGCTAATCCAAGGCCAGGTGGGAACTGCAAGAGAATGCAAAGTcaattttataacaaaaaaattatcATATAATACTGTTTGAATTATTGCTAAGCAACATACCGTTCCCATGGCCACCATTGGAATGTTACATCTTTTGAAGATCCTAAACAGAAAGCATGTCCACATCCTGATTTAGAATAGAGCCATCCATATTATACATGTCAGTTTCAAGTTTCAACTAAATTGATACTGTCATAATAACAAGGTTAAGCAAAGAAGAATGAGAAAATGAAAAGGCTACCAGGTgcatagaataaaaaaaattgaacataAGAAAAGAAAGCAAGTGGTTAAAATAAAGTGGTACTGTTTCCTCTCTTAACAGAATCATTGTAGTTAAACTTTTTTGTTAAGAAAAATAGTTAGAGCTAACTTTAAGCTGGGGTAAAGCAATCATAAAAAATTACTTCAAATCAACCTAATTTAGTAGCAAGACAACCAGCAACAAAATAATAGTGCACAGAACAAGATGCTAACCAGGCAGATGTACAGTATACTGACAGAAACAAGCTTGATCTTGCAGTGCCAATGAGAACCTTTGTTAATATTGTAAAAGGCCTGCAGTTAAGAATTTTGATAACGGACAATGAGAAAGTGCAAAACAATGTAATCTCATAATTATGAAGCACAAAACATGATTTTCAATTAGTGCTAGAATTGAGAGAATGAAAAATATTAAATGGATATTTTAGAATTGATCTTCAATTTGTCCTGAAAACGCCTCTTCATTACAAAATCAGTATATGCGCGCTCAATGGTAATGTATTCATTTTGAAAAACCACCATAAACAGATAACACTTCGGTCATATGAAAAGTAGAATGGTTGCAATGGATTCCAATCAGATCACCTTTGTAAAAGTCCTTTTCTGTGAACTATTAGGGCGGGTATCAGATAAACTGGAAGATAAACAGGTAACGCTCTTTTGTAGGCTTGACCGAGAAAAGAAATGACGTGCCCACCGCATGATTCATTCCCATGTACAATCTGCCAAATTCAGTGATTTGAAACACCAAAAAAAGCAGCACAGGT from Vicia villosa cultivar HV-30 ecotype Madison, WI linkage group LG4, Vvil1.0, whole genome shotgun sequence encodes the following:
- the LOC131594965 gene encoding uncharacterized protein LOC131594965 isoform X2, with amino-acid sequence MLLTGLEAQHTSLAIYILMRAAVLASRCGIKSKRFGRICKPLTWKHGDIFLMCLSSSQILSAYILHQDSLPASYKSFLNKHGGKDAVILQGVKDIASGKPFTNLHAVKKYYKTMGVDVKLDPNMKVPCSIVHGNESCGGHVISFLGQAYKRALPVYLPVYLIPALIVHRKGLLQRPFTILTKVLIGTARSSLFLSVYCTSAWMWTCFLFRIFKRCNIPMVAMGTFPPGLGLAIEKKSRRMEISLYCLARAIESFFTCIADAGYLPPSRRIKRADVVVFSLSTAIIMHCYAQEREVFRSKYLNVLDWVFGVPPPPCETPRCKGT